In the genome of Mytilus edulis chromosome 14, xbMytEdul2.2, whole genome shotgun sequence, the window GATTCGGCTATAACATAGATACTTAAAGCTTTAATCTAGCCATAGAATCAGGTTTAACACTATTTGTGTTCTAAGAAATGTAATGTATCAGAATTAAaataggggcgaaagataccagagggacgttCAAACTCAGTGTTGCTTAGTCtgtagttttcaatgttgtgatttgtttacgtttgttttcctttttgtaaGGAATGGCAGCTTATTTTTGatctgtgagtttgaatgtccctcctGTATCTTTTTGCCCCtttcatatatatgtaaatattacaataaattttgaaaaccatattttaattgatatatagTATGTTAATTAATCTGTAAATAACAGTCAAATCTAGTGGGTCGGTATCGTTGCTTGTagactataaataaaggcaacagtagtataccgctgttcgaatttcataaatagattgagaaCATTGacatggttttgtggcatgccaattGCAAACCTACTGctttttttgcaatgttaaatataaaattaaaatgacaacataacatttaTACTAGGATAATTCCAGCTCAGTGTTCAAACTCGTCTTTCTTAGATATTCAGATTTGAGAGTTCCGTAGAAGTGAAATGCAGAAACAAATCTTTCTAAATGGCTTTCTCAAATGTTCGACTTTCGATGTTTCCTACAGAATGTAAGATCAGGAAGAGCGGTTTGAAtgcatcaaatttaaaaacagttgtttcatATCAAAAGGTTTCAATCGCTTACTTACAAATTACTCTCCGTTAATGTACAACTTTTTAGTACATATATATCTAGTCGTAGCTACATGTACATATCTGTACGACGAAGTGAAAATATAAGAGGGTTTATATTTTCTAAGAGTATTATATTTTAAGTGCTTTAACAAGTATCAACAGACAAGCATATCAGATTATACATTTATTCACAATGTATCTGCTTTGATTTAATCTTTACAACAAGAAGTCTTTTAAAGTCAGGATGAATTTCAAAAGCAGTAGTCGTCATTCATAACTTGAATCTTCCGACCCTATATTGTACGTTCGATATCCtgatttgttgttttctttttgtcgttttttttgttgctgtttttatgtttcattgtaatAAGGGAAACTTCGTCCTCGCATCACAAGCACAATTAGATATCAATTGAAATCATGAACAGTTAATATCCACACTTTCAATGCTGGATTGTAAAAATATACATCCAGATATATGTTGAGAACCTATCGGTTTTGTACATGACACTGAATCGTCTTTAAAATATGGTACAGATAGTAATTTACCTCTCTTTATcgactttttgttttgttatatgtgtTTTCATATGACGAGTAACCATGTCACGTCTGCATGCAGCATACGGACATTGAGGACATCGATACGGCTTTTCACCGGTATGAGTGCGTTTATGTGTGTTCAAATGATCACTACGACTAAACACTTGTCCACAATCACTGCATTCATATGGTTTAATGCCTGTGTGCAATCTCATGTGGCGTGTCAACATGTCGCTACGGGAAAATGATCTATTGCAAACTTTACATAAGTGTATTTTGGTATTTTCACCTTGTACGATAGTCTCTGTTGGTAAGTGTTTTGCAATGTGTTTGGCTAAGTTATCAAATGAAAGAAACATCTGATTACACACTGGACATTTGTAAGCATCAGAGTCGGACAAAGCTCCCCGTTGATTGCAATGTTGTTTTAAAGTTGAAAGCTCAGACGATATCTTAGATATATTGATCTTCTGATTAGGAAAACATCCGATAGGAGGCATTGTGATTCCATTCAGTTCCGACATTGATTTGAACATTCTTTCTCTTGGtgtaaattcaaaatgaataCCAGGCGGCATGACAGGACTCGGCGTAGACATATCTTGGTCTGGAATGAAACCAGTCAATAGGGTAGACTTATCGAAGTCAAAAAACATATGGCATCCTTCGTGAATTGAATGGAACGGTGTTAAGTTTGCAGACGACAGGAACTGAGGAGAAAGAAAACCTGGGAAATGATGATGCAGAATCGAAAATGGAGGTTTTGCATTTTGAAATCCATATCTTTCTTCTGCTTTAGTGCTGATGGCAATTGTCGACCTGGAATATTTCTGTGTTGGTAAAAACGCAAACTGGTTAACTTGTTCTTTAGTAGTTGTATGTTCCGATCCAACAGTTAATACATGTTCTTGATGTGTGAATGACATCTTTGAAAACTCTGGAAAATCATTCGCTGACCGTTCTTGTGTCAGAACCTTTACTGCAGACTCCATAAATACATCGTTATCCTCCATTGCATTTGATGATTCAATATGGCAAGAAGATGACCTACATGGTGAATGGCTTGGTAAATTTACAATACTACGTTCCTTAGTGGGTGAGTTAGACACAGACATCGCTGTATCCTCCAGGTCAAAAGTTGAATCATCTGAGGATGTAGAGTCACTACGGCTCTGGATAAAATAACGGTGTTGaaagtttttcttaatatttccTGGAAACAATGCCCTTTTATAAGGCAACAATACCTTTGCATGTTCCTCGTTTGCCATGTCGTTTTTGGAAACGTGCTGATCGAAGTACTTCCCTAACAAACTTCTTGAAAtgactgataaaataaaatagttctGTCTCTTTTATACAACCTGGTGATAATTGTCCAGGAAGCCAACATCTCTGCAAGAGTGTGAATAACTTTGATGTCGTATTCAAGTCTTCTTGTGTGTGGTATAATGGTGGGTGAATTTTGACACAGCATGGGATAAAAACACCTTTTTACCTACTAAGCTATAGCATACTCATGGTTTCTTTAttataaaccaacttatttttgcgtATTATTTATATCGCGTAGGTAATTTTATTTCACACTGTCTTAATTAtctgaatttatttatattgaaaacatttttttgtttttcgcGAATATTTATATTTGCTTAAATTTTTTACGTGTGAAAATGAATTGCTTTCGAGAATAGTAAGTTAAACAGAATATGTATAGCAGTAATCAACAACATTAAGAATACCATATCTTGGAACAGATCTACGcaagacatatatttttttaataactatcATGATTCTTTATATTGAACAGAACATGCAAGACATTATAAATTGAACAGTAAACAacacattacatttttttttacatacaaagtTGACAACGAACGCCTAAAAAAACCAGGGTGGATCTCAGATGCTCTCGAAGtataagcagatactgctccacatgtgacacccattATGTTGCTTGTATAGAACAAACCCATTGACAATTTTATGTCAGTGACTATATTTCGAGATGTATACTTATGCGTGTCGGTAATAGCTAAAAAAAAGGGTGGGACGAAAGATAAtaggggacattcaaactcataaatcgaaaataaactgacacagTTCCATGgctcaaaaagaaaaagacaaccagacaaacaatagtacacaaaaaacaacatagtaAAACAAGGAAAAAAACAACACGGATAACATCAAAAACTTGATGTGATCAAAGGAGCTTCTAAATAGCTTAAAGTGCATGTTCGAATATTTGACCAAATTTGGTCTGTCAGGCAACTTAAGTTTATAACACTTATCTATATTGGCAGCTAGTCTAATTAATACAAAACATAAACCAaaatttttaacagttttcagtTAATCAATAACTGTGATAAAACAAAGTATCAACTGAAAAAGACTTTGTAACCAATTTCACATGCACCTGGAATTACCTTATTCGGTAAATTTGAGACTTACAGTTTTTTTAAAGGtcaaaagtttaagaaaaatatggttttgtattatatatttgtaagttctaataactataaaaaaaaacgccAATTATGTATACATCTATTAGCTTATAGAAGAGGAGCGAACTatatcagagggacatttaaactcatatatcgaaaagggtaagcagatcctgtttcaAATGTGGCACCCGTATGGAAGCATGCCGTTTGTTAGATCAGGAACACTGctagatattttaaatatatttgatatctGAGGCAAACTATTCGAGGGAATTACGAACATATCGGTTGATTTACAACCTCATTTGAAGTTTCAGAATTAAAGCATATTTATGTGGAGAGTGTTTTGAAAAAGAAACCGTAGACATTAGGTAGGGCagcttttatttatatatacatatatagaaattcataaaaaaaaatataaaccgcCATCAAATTTGGGGAAGTAATTTAATTCCGATAATTTCTTGTTAGATGTTATAGAGATATTACAATAATGAAATAAGTAATGTCAGTATCAGTATTATATTAGTATGTTTACGAAGTACTAACAACATATAGTCTCAATTTAAGCAGTTCAGCAGTTTAAAAGAAAAGCAAAACCATAAAAACACAacctattatatttgtttaaaaatgtgaCGTTGCCTCATGTAGGAAATATCAATCCGTTGTTCAAGTTATGAGATACAATTAATCCTAAACTCCTAGTGACGAAACTGAACGTACAGTTACTATGTGTATATGTTTATTGATAAACGTTTAAATTATTAGCACACCAATACCATCACaaactgtcatatttgtttttaaaagtgagttgaataatgtaaataaatgtattcgCTCAGTGTATGTTAAATTGTGTCAATATGTCTTTGGAATCAGTTAagcaatttcaattgatattctaaagtatgtctttctatgttgtgaagtTACGCTGTTGTTTTAGAAGGGTGAAGGTAAGGGAGTTTTTAATGGTGTCATGTTGTACATTTCCAAAGCATATACAGTTAAACCTGGATAAACCaaatcctgcataaaccgaaaacctgtataaaccaaacatgttcttaagcaATGTCATATCAGTTTGtttgcgttgtgaacctgattaGACCGAATATTGACCAAAACCGAACACAATCTTAAGTCCGAAGAGGTTCGGtgtaaacaggtttcactgtattatgTAGACCTGTTTCATAATTTAAATCCTCGAACCCTACCCTGTATGTAGGATATTGTGAGATGATGTTTTTCTGCTGTCGgtttgttattttgtttctttaacagtttaaaatatccacatttttactgtcaatatgcACGTTTTAACAGTCATTATCCACACTTTAAATGCTGGATTGTAAACATATACGTCCAGATATATCTTGTGAACCTATTGGTATTTTATTTGACACTGAATCGCCTTTAAAATAAGGTACTGATAGTAATTTATCTCTTTTTACCGACTTTTTGTTGTGTGTGCTCTCATATGACGTGTAACCATATCATGTCTGCATGCAACATATGGACATTAAGGACATCGATAAGGCTTTTCACCGATATATGGGTACGTTTATGTGTGTTTAAATGATCACTACGACTAAACACTTGTCCACAATCACTGCATTCATATGATTTAATGCCTGTATGCACTCGCATGTGTCGTCTCAACATGTCGCTACGAGAAAAAAGATTTATTGCAAACTTTACATATGTGTACTTTAGTATTTTCACCCTGTAAGATAGTCTCTGTTGGTAAGTGTTTTGCCATGTGTTTGGCCatgttatcaaatgaaaaaaaacatctgaTTACACACTGGACATTTGTAAGCATCAGAGTCGGAAAAAGCTCTGCTCTGATCGCGAAGTTGTTTCAAAGTTGAAAGCTTAGACGATATACATATATTGATCTTCTGATTAGGAAAACATCCGAGTGGAGGCATTGCCATTTGATTCAGTTCTGACAATGAGTTAAACATTCCCGCTTTCAATGGAAATTCAAAATGAATTCCAGGCGATATGCAAGGACTCGGCGTAGACATCTTTTGATTTTGAATGTAACCAGCCAATAAGGTAGACTTCTCGAAGTCGAAAAACATATGGCATCCTTCGGTTTTGAGTTTGCAGACGACCGGATTTGTGGTGAAAGCAAACCTGAAAAATGTTGACGAAGAATCGGAAAATGTGGTTTTGCATTTTGAAACCCATGTCTTTCTTGTTCTTCTGTCTGTAAACACGGAAAGTGGTGAACTTGTTTTAGTAGTTGTTTGATCAGATCCAATACATTGTGTAGTTAATGGATGTTCTTTCTGTATGAATGACATCTTTGGACACTCTGAAGAACCATTTGCCGACCGTTCCTGTGTGAGAACTTTTACTGCAGACTCCATAAACACATCACTATTTTCTACTGCATCTGATGGTTCAATTGTGAATGTTGCTGACTTACTTGGTGAATGGTTTGTCACATCCGAAATACTACGTTCCTGAGAGGATGAATTTGAAGAAGACATCGCAGTATCCTGCAGTTCAAAAGTTGAATTATCTGAGGATGAAGAGACACTACGGCTCTGGATAAAATACCGAtgctgaaagttttttttaatatttcctgGAAAGAATGTCTGTTTATAAGACAGCAACACCTCTGTAAGTTCCTCGTTGGCCATACGGTCATTGAAAACGTTCTGATCGAAGATCTTCTATAACAAGCTTTTTGAAGTGACTGATAAATAAAATAGTTCCGCCTTTTTTATACAACTTGGTGATAATTGTCCAGGAAGTCGACTTGTCTGAAATAGTGTGAATAACTTTAATGTCATATTCAAATCTTCTTATGTATGGTATAAATGGTGGGTGATCTTTGCTACTGCATGGTATTAACACATTTTATTTCCCTCAGAGCTATAGCATACCCATGGTCTCGTCAATGTAAACCAACTGCTTTTGCGTATACAGGTTAATTTTAatagcacattttttttttaattttgcgaCGATATATATTTGCTTCATTTTTCTGCCTGCGAAAATGAATTGCTCGCAAAAATAGTTAGTTATACAAATACGTAAAGTATATTAAATCCCATGAATTTCATAACACAATGCGAAAATTAGTAAGTTATGCACAATATGTATAGAATTGTGTTTTTAATCACATTAATGATTCCATATACATAATATAGCAACAAACTAGCCAACGGATGTACCCGTTACCTTGATTAATTCCTGGTTATCTTTGATTAACTTCTGTTACGTTAACCTTAATGATGAAATGAACCTAAAATGAATCATAGAAAGacattgaaacaaaatatgtagATTTTAAATGAGATAGTGTCTGAAaacgtttattgttttttatatagatcagaccgacagttttcccgtttgaattgttttacgctagtaattttCCGAGGTCCTCTAAAGATTGCTGTTCAGTGTGAttcaatgctccgtgttgaagaccgtactttgacatataatggtttacttttataaatattgacttggatggaaagttgtctcattggcactcatatctcatcttcttatatctagaaatACTTACTAGAGATGTGATGAGATGAGAAAAGCTGTGAAGTTCATCCTTCTCAAAATTTATATACGTTCTAACACAAAATGTTAATCGAAaggttgtatatatttttaaagaaatggtTACGTTCCATTAAAACATAATAGTTCTAGTATTTTATGAAGCAGAGTTAATTGCCAATCTAAAAAAGACCAATTTGACTTAAATTGAATTTATAAATACAACACAATTACcgttattttaagatattttcctGTAAGTTTTCCAAATGAACGTATTCTAAATACATGAAGAATTAACAGCAATGACTGTTCTTTCCTTTAATAGATTGTATGTGAGTTTTAAAcgagaaacttaaaaaaaagattacgacaaaaaGGACGATTATTCTTTTTCTGATATAAGTCTTTTTTTAGAACGGCACCGTCTTCCGGTGTGATACCCAAAACAGTTTACTAGAtcagaaatcaacaaaaacaacGTCACacacaacaaatggaagtttttaacgaccttgactggctatacagcccttgcacgatCGGTTAAATGGGATAGGAAATATATAAATTCATGGACAAATATGGTAAAgggattaaaagagggacgaaagataccaaagggacagtcaaactcataaatagaaataaactgacaacgccatggctaaacatgaaaaaaagacaaacagacacacaatagtacacatgacacaacatagaaaactaaagaataaactacacgaaccccaccaaaaattaagggtgatctcaggtgctccggatgggtaattagatcctgctccacatgtggcacccgtcgtgctgtttatgtgataacaaatccggtaagtagtcttattcggtaggtcacattcatgaaagggaagtggattgtagttacgacgtaaggaacgtatccgatatcatttgtgaaacggctattccataacggtcaaccaactccagatggcgtccgtaaaattatcGATGAATTGATATGTGGGGACGAAATCTCCGACTGAATAATAAACCAGTGTAATATGTCGCTGATTGAAAtccaaaacgtcacaacagacacggcaTTGCGAACGAGttgtgatatttatttttaaacatttaaaggaTTGCTAAGGAAGCACAACACAAACCGTCACTTGTTGTTTAAAGGCCAATACGATAATTATCACGttgttctttaattatttttttctcggtAGGAGAGAACACAACGCTATAACGCAAAACTTGTGAAAATAATTTCTGTAAATTGGAACACAATTAATAGAAGAGCATCACAAGTGTCAACTTTTACTCTCAGACATCATACGATATTTCTTCAAAGATAGCATTGTCGGATTTAAATGGAGAAGTGGTAAATTGTTTTACTCTCGTGTGAGTTCAAGTTcgaatcatcccttcgtaaattttaaggacgccatcacgagttgcttGACCGTGAtagaataactgtttcacagatgagatcggatatgttccttatgtagtaactacaatccccttccctttcatgaaagTGACCTtccgaattaagactatttaccgaataTGTTATAACAtgggcaacacgacgggtgccatatgtaaagcaggatctgcttcccttccggagcacctgagaccacccctagtttttggtggggttcttgttgcttattcctaagtgttctatgttgtgtcatgtgtactattgtttgtctgtttgtcttttttatttttagtcatagcgttgtcagtttattttcgatttatcagTATCTTTTGTACCTCTTTTATATGAATGTGGCACTTGCATAAGAACTGCTCTGAGTGAGTTTTTAGAAAGTTATCGACTAAAATTCacctttttatttgtataagaTCAAAATAATTGTATCTATGGTTTAAATTAATTCGTGATAAAGAAATCCATCATTTGATAATTTAACCGTAATAGGTAGGGTTAAGCTCATTGCAATCCCGAACGTCACTACAGACCGGAAAAGTTTGTATGCATAAATACCACATCTCCTGAATTTCacagttatataaatatataaacatatatttaaatatttaaagttgaTAAAAAAGAACAACACAACCTTTTATATGTTAGATAATGTCAATCAGATGATGATCACATTGTTATTCTCGGTAGGAGAGaaggaaaaaaacaaacacagagGAAAATATAACTTGAGAAAATCATTCTGTAAATTGGAAGAAATTAAAAAGAAGTGCATCCTTATGATCAAGTTGAGCTTTATAATGTCAATAGATCAATTACCACTAAAATGCCATTTTTGAACTGAAGTACACACG includes:
- the LOC139504337 gene encoding uncharacterized protein, which codes for MANEEHAKVLLPYKRALFPGNIKKNFQHRYFIQSRSDSTSSDDSTFDLEDTAMSVSNSPTKERSIVNLPSHSPCRSSSCHIESSNAMEDNDVFMESAVKVLTQERSANDFPEFSKMSFTHQEHVLTVGSEHTTTKEQVNQFAFLPTQKYSRSTIAISTKAEERYGFQNAKPPFSILHHHFPGFLSPQFLSSANLTPFHSIHEGCHMFFDFDKSTLLTGFIPDQDMSTPSPVMPPGIHFEFTPRERMFKSMSELNGITMPPIGCFPNQKINISKISSELSTLKQHCNQRGALSDSDAYKCPVCNQMFLSFDNLAKHIAKHLPTETIVQGENTKIHLCKVCNRSFSRSDMLTRHMRLHTGIKPYECSDCGQVFSRSDHLNTHKRTHTGEKPYRCPQCPYAACRRDMVTRHMKTHITKQKVDKER